The proteins below are encoded in one region of Bombus vancouverensis nearcticus chromosome 8, iyBomVanc1_principal, whole genome shotgun sequence:
- the LOC117164910 gene encoding serine protease inhibitor dipetalogastin — translation MHRHISLLVGIILLCCLQDFVTGACPRICPPSGEPVCGSDGVIYASQCEMRKKMCGKGVTVATEKIACLRSSGSKCEHRCPGDQDPVCGTDGRTYLNKCMLRVEICRVGIELSHLGPCNNISAHRENCPVSCDFAPLDGPICGSDGNVYKSTCQMKLLTCGQGVVRTNKKHCQTTRHCRESCWRGAKPACGSDGILYSNTCKMRAKNCGKHVFEVPMSYCVSLERTSGGQSNACPLDCKSEPEVPTCGSDGSIYKNECEMQMLNCGQARRKVTVVDFEKCRARLTKCMKQQQRCGNEVDPVCGSDANTYPNQCHLNVAVCLKGIQLAHVGECTTLKETEQCPEDCSEVPEEPVCGSDGNVYRSLCHLQRETCGQRVVQVPAQHCRTTALCNQICSGERQFVCGSDNKLYRNECEMKRDNCGKHVYVVPMKRCVQGFLFRGCQKICPPYYDPVCGTDGMTYSNECFLEIENCRSRSIVTKKYHGVCGQPTEEPKNYLY, via the exons ATTTCGTGACCGGCGCCTGTCCCCGAATATGTCCGCCAAGCGGTGAACCAGTCTGCGGTAGCGACGGAGTGATCTACGCGTCCCAGTGTGAAATGCGGAAGAAGATGTGTGGAAAAG GCGTGACCGTGGCCACGGAGAAGATCGCTTGTCTAAGATCGTCCGGTAGCAAGTGCGAGCATCGTTGCCCCGGCGATCAGGATCCGGTATGTGGCACCGACGGCCGCACGTATCTCAACAAGTGCATGCTCAGAGTCGAAATCTGTCGAGTCGGCATCGAGCTGTCCCACTTGGGCCCCTGCAACAACATCTCCGCACACAGGGAGAACTGCCCGGTCTCCTGTGACTTTGCACCACTCGACGGTCCGATCTGTGGAAGCGATGGCAATGTCTACAAGTCTACATGCCAAATGAAGCTGCTCACCTGTGG GCAAGGCGTAGTACGTACGAACAAGAAGCACTGTCAAACCACGAGACATTGTCGTGAATCGTGTTGGCGCGGTGCCAAGCCAGCCTGTGGTAGCGATGGAATCCTCTACTCGAATACCTGTAAAATGCGAGCAAAGAACTGCGG CAAACACGTGTTCGAAGTGCCGATGTCGTACTGCGTGTCGCTGGAACGGACGTCCGGTGGCCAATCGAACGCCTGTCCTTTGGATTGCAAAAGCGAGCCGGAAGTTCCGACCTGCGGATCAGATGGAAGCATATACAAGAACGAATGTGAAATGCAAATGCTTAATTGCGG ACAAGCAAGAAGAAAAGTGACAGTGGTAGACTTTGAGAAGTGTCGAGCTCGTTTGACCAAGTGCATGAAACAGCAGCAAAGATGCGGGAACGAGGTGGATCCAGTTTGCGGAAGCGACGCCAACACATATCCGAATCAATGCCACTTGAACGTGGCGGTTTGCTT AAAGGGTATTCAATTGGCTCACGTCGGAGAGTGCACGACCTTGAAAGAGACCGAACAGTGCCCCGAAGATTGCAGCGAGGTACCTGAGGAACCAGTTTGTGGAAGCGACGGCAACGTTTACCG ATCCCTTTGCCATCTGCAGCGTGAGACATGCGGTCAGAGGGTAGTTCAAGTTCCAGCACAGCATTGTCGCACTACTGCGCTCTGCAACCAGATCTGTAGTGGAGAGCGGCAGTTTGTTTGTGGTTCCGACAACAAGCTTTATCGTAACGAATGCGAAATGAAGAGGGACAATTGCGG GAAACACGTGTACGTGGTGCCCATGAAGAGGTGCGTGCAAGGTTTCTTGTTCCGTGGCTGCCAAAAGATCTGTCCACCTTACTACGATCCTGTTTGCGGCACCGACGGCATGACCTACAGCAATGAATGTTTTTTGGAAATTGAAAACTGCCGCAGTCGAAGCATAGTTACAAAGAAATACCATGGAGTGTGCGGGCAACCGACTGAAGAACCTAAGAATTATTTGTATTAA